The Calothrix sp. PCC 7507 DNA segment TCGTTAACCCTATTCAAACAAGCATTTAAACCAGCTGCGAATTCATAGCGAGTCAACGCCCGATTACCCCGGAAACTGCTATCTGGGTATCCCGCAATACAACCATAACGCTCCACCAGAGATTGCAGCGCTTGGAAAGCCCAATCTGTTGGTTGCACATCAGATAGTTGCGAGACAGAAGTTACTTGATCCATCACCAAGTTTGGATCTTCGTGGCTTTGATCTTTTTCTAAAGTCAGCTGGGTATTAGCTGGTAATTCCTGAATATTGCCTTCTAATGGAGCAGCAGATCCAGTTTTAGCTGTAATCACACTAGCAGCTAGCACTATCGGCACTATCCACAACGAATTCCGTAACAGAATAGACATTTACCTCACACCTCGGAGCATAACTATACCATTTATATTGGTATAATCTTGATTGTTAGAATTATTACCACCAATTATATTGGTAAAATGTAGCGAAAGTTACGCATTTGCAAAACAGAAAAATGCCGGAATTCAGCATTTTCCCCGTCTTGTGACTTAGGAGGTAGTAATAGTGCTAGATGAACCCACGCAACGGTTATCTCAGGATCTCTGTTTTGCTGTGCTGAGACTGGTTGCAGGACTCTTCCAGCATCTGATGCTCTTGTAGTGATGCGAGAAATACAATCCATCTTTGTTTTTTCTGGGCATAATTCAACCAATTTACTTGGTATATTCTAGTTATCTTGGTATGATTCTACCAACCGTTATTTCTCCGAAACAAATTCTCTGCGTGCAGTTATCTTATGAACAGAAGACGAATTCTGGCCTTGATTGGTACAGCAGTTGCTGGTTTACTAATAGCTACCGCCTTACCAAGCATTAACCCCTCTCCGGTAACAGCGCAGTCAAACTCTACCCTGCTGGTATCCGCAGCGGCCAGCTTGAAAGAAGCACTGGATGAGATTAAGCCTCTTTACCAACAAAGTAAACCAACTACCAACATCAATTATAACTTTGGCGCTTCTGGTGCTTTGCAGCAACAAATTGAGCAGGGCGCACCTGCAGACATCTTTATCTCAGCTGCAAAAAGACAAGTGGACGCTTTGGAAGAAAAAGGGTTGTTGCTAGGGGGGACTCGTGCAATCATTGCCAAGAATCGTTTAGTGTTGATTGTCCCCAAGGATGTTGTAGGTGTCACCAGCTTCTTTAATCTCAAAGATGCCAAAATCAAGAAAATTGCGATCGGTGAACCCAGAAGCGTACCCGCAGGACAATATGCAGAGCAAGTTCTGCAGAAGTTGGGCATTTTGTCAGATGTTAAGTCAAAACTTGTCTACGCTAACAACGTCCGTCAGGTACTTGCATCTGTAGAAAGTGGTAACGCTGATGCAGGTTTAGTTTATGTTACTGATGCCAAAATCTCTAACAAGGTGAAAGTTGTAGTGGCGGCTGATGAAAAATACCACTCGGCAATTATCTATCCGGTAGCAGTGCTTAAAAGCAGTAAAAACGCTGATGCAGCTAAAGATTTTGTCCAGTTTTTATCTAGCAGTCAAGCTAAAGCTGTGTTGAAAAAATATGGCTTTATTTTACCTTAGTACGGTTGATTTAACTTGCCGTAGCAGAGCCTAAATTACCCCAAAATATTCAGCCAAATTTTTTCACCTTGGTGAATAGGTAATTGCCGCAATTTAACCCCTGAATGAGTTTAGGGGATAGATTCGATTGTCTCAAGAATGGGTTGATATTACCCCAATAACTCAAAACTGATTAATTAGTGGTGTGAGGAGAAAAATAATGTTTCAAAGTTTGTGGAGATATCTGAATTTTTCACCAGCCTTGGCGTGGACGATTCTATTGTCTCTTAATCCCACACTTGCTGGCGAAATCCCTGGAACAGTAGCTGAAAATGGGATTTCCCCCGCATCCACTTTAGAACAGATTCGCCAATATAGACTCTCACAAATTCCCAACAGTAAAACCAAAGAACAAGTTACCTCAGTTTCCCAACTATCAGACGTACAACCGACTGACTGGGCATACCAAGCTCTACAATCTCTAGTAGAACGCTATGGGTGCATAGCAGGATATCCCAACGCTACTTTTCAAGGAAACCGCGCCCTTACTCGCTATGAATTTGCTGCAGGATTAAATGCTTGCTTGGATAGAGTCAATGAGTTGATTGCATCTGCTACTGCTGATTTAGCTGCAAAAGCAGATTTAGCTACCCTACAAAAGTTGCAAGAGGAATTTGCAGCGGAACTCGCCACCTTACGCGGTCGCGTAGATGCATTAGAAGCCCGTACAAATACCCTAGAAAAGCAACAATTTTCCACAACCACCAAATTGAGTGGTGAGGCAATTTTTGGTGTGAGTGGCGCGACTGGAACAGGCGCAGCGAAAGATCCTGTTGTTTTTCAAGAACGAGTCCGCCTGAATTTTGATACTAGCTTCACTGGTAAAGACCTGTTAAGAACTCGTCTACAAGCTGGAAATTCTCTAATTTTACTATTTAGGGCACAACCCAACGGCACACGTAGTGCCCAAGGTAACTTAGCTTTGAATGAAGGGCGCTTTACCTACGATGGTCGTCCTAACACTACTGATAATAGTGTGGCGTTGGATTTACTCTCCTATAGTTTCCCGATTGGGGATAGTGCAAATGTGCATTTGTTTGCTAATCGTGGTACTCATTTTCAATA contains these protein-coding regions:
- the modA gene encoding molybdate ABC transporter substrate-binding protein is translated as MNRRRILALIGTAVAGLLIATALPSINPSPVTAQSNSTLLVSAAASLKEALDEIKPLYQQSKPTTNINYNFGASGALQQQIEQGAPADIFISAAKRQVDALEEKGLLLGGTRAIIAKNRLVLIVPKDVVGVTSFFNLKDAKIKKIAIGEPRSVPAGQYAEQVLQKLGILSDVKSKLVYANNVRQVLASVESGNADAGLVYVTDAKISNKVKVVVAADEKYHSAIIYPVAVLKSSKNADAAKDFVQFLSSSQAKAVLKKYGFILP
- a CDS encoding iron uptake porin, with protein sequence MFQSLWRYLNFSPALAWTILLSLNPTLAGEIPGTVAENGISPASTLEQIRQYRLSQIPNSKTKEQVTSVSQLSDVQPTDWAYQALQSLVERYGCIAGYPNATFQGNRALTRYEFAAGLNACLDRVNELIASATADLAAKADLATLQKLQEEFAAELATLRGRVDALEARTNTLEKQQFSTTTKLSGEAIFGVSGATGTGAAKDPVVFQERVRLNFDTSFTGKDLLRTRLQAGNSLILLFRAQPNGTRSAQGNLALNEGRFTYDGRPNTTDNSVALDLLSYSFPIGDSANVHLFANRGTHFQYADTVNPFLEDKDGGNGSLSRFGQRNPIYNIDANGTDGSSGAGIGLNYKFGNALRLDLGYIANEANDPSTGGGFFNGNYSALAQIVAQPMQGLKLGFTYVNGYDNIDPPQLRANVGSGSRLGNLFSGSLRLQPAIAPFYPGTRDYPIVSNSYGFQASYQISPSLVVGGWVGLTKARLIGFADAEIWNYAVTLAFPDLGSKGSLGGIIVGSEPTLKGLSRGGSQLALLDKEDALHIEGFYRYRLSDHISITPGAIWLPNPNQSKDTDDIFIYTLRTTFTF